In Aliidongia dinghuensis, the DNA window ACACCGGACCATTGCTGTTGCACTCCTCCAGGCTGGCTACCCCATTGGCGCGATGCTTGCCGGTCTGGTCGTCATTGCGGTGCTGCCTGGCTACGGGTGGCGTGTGCTTATGAGCGCCGCCGGTATCGGCACGCTTCTGCTGCTTCCCTTTGCGTTCGCGTTGCTGCCGGAGTCGTTGGAGTTCCTCGAGAAGCGACAGCCTCGGGACGCCCTGGCCCGCATCAACGCCCTCCGGCACAGGATGGGATGGTCGCCGTTGGTAGGCCTCTCGCAGATCGGGGAGCGCCGATCCGTCAAGCTCAGCCTCCTGTTCAACGAAGGCCAATGGAAGCAGACGCTCATCCTCTGGGCCGCCTTCTTCTGCTGCTATATGACTCTCTACTTCGCTATTGCGTGGGTTCCTCGCCTTGCCATCGAGGCTGGATTGGACCGTAGCCAGGCAATCATTGCAGGGACCATCTACAATCTCGGAGCGTTCGTCGGCGGTCTGGCTCTGTGCTGGCTCCTGTTCAGGTTCGAGACTCGCCGCCTTGTGCTGTTCCTGATGCTGGGCGGGGCAGTCTCGCTGGTGGCCTTCGGTGTGCCGATGTCGGTGGCCCTGACCCTCTTCGTTGCCTTCTGCATCGGCTTTACGGTGCAGGGCGGGTTCAACGGCCTCTATCCTTTGGTGGCCGCTGCGTATCCGGCACAGGTCCGCAGCACAGGGATCGGTTGGTGCATCGGGATCGGCCGCTCAGGCGCGGTAACCGGTCCCTTGGTTGCGGGCTGGTTGCTTGCTGCACAAACCCCGCTCTACTTGGTGTTCCTGATCTTCACCGTTCCCTTGCTCGCAACGGGCCTTCTCGTCAGCCTGGTGGGATTACGGGCGCCGGAGCCAATCATTGCGCAAGCCGTGATGGAGTAGCGGGATATCGGAGCCGTCCGCCCCATGTGCGCCATCACCTCGCCAGGATCGTGCGGCTTGCCACTATCTTGGCGAGCCTGGCGCAGGCGGTGCCGATCACTTTCGAGGCGGTGTGATCCTGCCTTTTCGGACTCTACGGTTACTTCAATCCAGGTCCTGTTCTCACAGATCACCACTCCACAGGCAGACAGGTCATGAAGCTGCAAACGCTCCTCTTCTGCCCCGCCGATGCGGAACGCAAAGTCTCCAGGGCTCTAGATAGCGCCGCCGACGCAGTTATCCTTGATCTTGAAGACAGCGTTGCTGCGAGCGCCAAAGCCGCAGCCAGGTCGGCCGCGGTGCATGTCCTCGCCGGCGCGACCACCCGGCCCGACCTCGTGGTGAGGATCAATCCGCAGGATACGTGCTGGTATCTTCCCGATCTCGTCGCTGTGGTGCCTCACAAGCCGAGGGCAGTGCTGCTGCCGAAATGCACCTCGCCCGACGCCCTGCGCAGGCTTGACCACCACCTGGAAGCACTGGAGGTGGCAAACGGTCTGCCTGCAGGGATGATTGCTATCCTGGCTCTGGTGACGGAAACAGCCGCCTCACTGCGGTGTATGGCCTATGACGGTGTAACGCCACGCCTGCGGGCGCTCCTGTTCGGCGCTGAGGACCTCGCCGCGGATTTTGGCATCTCGCCGCGTCATGTAGACGGGACGCTAACGGCGCCTATCGCCGCAGCGCGCGCTGCGTTGCTCGTCGCCGCTGCCCAGGCGCAGGTTCCTGCCATCGATACACCCTGGCCAGATCCGCGCGATCCTGCGGGGCTGCAAGCCGAGATCGCGGCGGCCGTGCGCGATGGCTTTGCCGGAAAGCTTTGCATCCACCCGAACCAGCTCGCACCCGTCGCTGCGGCCTTTACGCCTCCACCCGAGCGGGTCCGCTGGGCTGAGGCGGTGCATCGGCTCTTCATGGACCACCCAACGTCCGGTGTGCTGGTCCTGAACGGCAAGATGATCGACCGCCCGCATCTGAAACTCGCCGAACGCATTCTCGAAGCTGTGGCCTGCACCTCGGACGAGGTATGAGCCTGTGAGTCAAAAACTGGCCTACATCCCGAGATTCGCGCCTCAAGGGTACCGGGCGCCAGATTTGAGTCACCGCCAGTCCTACTGAGGCACGGAGGGGCTTTCGTCGGGGTTGGCAGGATCGTGTCCTTTGACGTGGTGTACCTGCATGAGGCCACGACAATCGCCGCCGATCAGGACACCGGCCTCTAGTTCCATATGGCGCCGCGCGGCTCGGAAGATATCGGCGAGCTCGAGCGAC includes these proteins:
- a CDS encoding MFS transporter is translated as MDVVRSTPSVSGSTIAFDPERSWSHLQIFAVGICFVLNMLDGMDILMMSYLAPAIAGYWNIGAAALGVVFSAALAGMMVGALALAPLADQFGRRPVILCSVGLMGVSMFGCGFAPDVTTLIVMRFVVGLGIGAILASMAAITSEYAPERHRTIAVALLQAGYPIGAMLAGLVVIAVLPGYGWRVLMSAAGIGTLLLLPFAFALLPESLEFLEKRQPRDALARINALRHRMGWSPLVGLSQIGERRSVKLSLLFNEGQWKQTLILWAAFFCCYMTLYFAIAWVPRLAIEAGLDRSQAIIAGTIYNLGAFVGGLALCWLLFRFETRRLVLFLMLGGAVSLVAFGVPMSVALTLFVAFCIGFTVQGGFNGLYPLVAAAYPAQVRSTGIGWCIGIGRSGAVTGPLVAGWLLAAQTPLYLVFLIFTVPLLATGLLVSLVGLRAPEPIIAQAVME
- a CDS encoding HpcH/HpaI aldolase/citrate lyase family protein — encoded protein: MKLQTLLFCPADAERKVSRALDSAADAVILDLEDSVAASAKAAARSAAVHVLAGATTRPDLVVRINPQDTCWYLPDLVAVVPHKPRAVLLPKCTSPDALRRLDHHLEALEVANGLPAGMIAILALVTETAASLRCMAYDGVTPRLRALLFGAEDLAADFGISPRHVDGTLTAPIAAARAALLVAAAQAQVPAIDTPWPDPRDPAGLQAEIAAAVRDGFAGKLCIHPNQLAPVAAAFTPPPERVRWAEAVHRLFMDHPTSGVLVLNGKMIDRPHLKLAERILEAVACTSDEV